The Mycoplasmopsis gallinacea genome includes a window with the following:
- a CDS encoding putative cysteine peptidase, with amino-acid sequence MKNKIAFKKLVAIPLIASVVALNSFNISAQSNFINEEKQEDFLFKEENQIKIAKTEIFNITKKTMNFIESIDFYNELDDHIKILFFEKATVVLNLSTFTISETILDRIDKNDNFSWLPIIGIIEKNGYKKYQINTKEEIFDTDIQKLKETYKQNKNKINIDENKKELKKLLDQKIRVRKSADPSSIGEHFDGDLNSYFDHIVEQYEWFRHKTTDYQIGYVTDGRIGLCEYIALAMMIEYQELFCSSGFFTDSEWDSYYTTPINNSNNFWYGSPIHKNYLYSNPTSSVAYRLYELSGKSADVKTAKTLNDALIKFLNQNGKNFASKVRSDWSATLIHSSHPEDYLIEKKVPVMISFANIFKLQGHNVVIYGWNSKTRKYLTHYGWPNGRNSERIINKSDVWGWISPSYWYSFKVKDQFKKETRKAFNFKNEVISYDQFKAKYQ; translated from the coding sequence ATGAAAAACAAAATTGCTTTTAAAAAACTTGTTGCAATTCCTTTAATAGCTTCCGTTGTTGCTTTAAATAGTTTCAATATAAGTGCACAGTCTAATTTTATTAACGAAGAAAAACAAGAAGATTTTCTTTTCAAAGAAGAAAATCAAATAAAAATTGCTAAAACAGAAATTTTTAATATAACCAAAAAAACTATGAACTTTATTGAATCAATAGATTTTTACAATGAATTAGATGATCATATTAAAATTTTGTTCTTTGAAAAAGCTACTGTAGTTCTTAATTTATCTACTTTTACTATTTCTGAAACTATTTTAGATAGAATAGATAAAAATGATAACTTTAGTTGGTTACCAATTATTGGTATTATAGAAAAAAATGGTTATAAAAAATATCAAATTAATACAAAAGAAGAAATTTTTGATACAGATATTCAAAAATTGAAAGAAACTTATAAACAAAACAAAAACAAAATAAACATTGATGAAAACAAAAAAGAATTAAAAAAATTATTAGATCAAAAAATAAGAGTAAGAAAAAGTGCTGACCCTTCTTCTATAGGTGAACATTTTGATGGTGATTTAAACTCTTACTTTGATCACATTGTTGAACAATATGAGTGATTTAGACACAAAACAACAGATTACCAAATTGGTTATGTTACTGACGGTAGAATCGGTTTATGTGAATATATCGCTCTAGCTATGATGATAGAATATCAAGAACTATTTTGTAGCTCTGGATTCTTTACAGATTCTGAATGAGATTCATACTACACAACACCTATAAACAACAGTAATAATTTTTGATATGGAAGCCCTATTCACAAAAATTATCTTTATTCAAATCCAACATCTTCTGTTGCCTATCGTTTATATGAATTATCTGGAAAATCTGCAGACGTAAAGACTGCTAAAACTTTAAATGATGCTTTAATTAAATTTTTAAATCAAAATGGTAAAAATTTTGCAAGCAAAGTTCGTTCTGATTGATCAGCAACGCTAATTCATTCATCTCACCCTGAAGATTATTTAATTGAGAAAAAAGTGCCAGTTATGATTTCTTTTGCTAATATATTCAAACTACAAGGTCATAACGTTGTTATATATGGTTGAAATTCTAAAACAAGAAAATATTTAACTCACTATGGTTGACCTAATGGCAGAAACTCAGAAAGAATTATAAATAAATCTGACGTTTGAGGATGAATAAGTCCATCATATTGATACTCATTTAAAGTTAAAGATCAATTCAAAAAAGAAACAAGAAAAGCTTTTAATTTCAAAAACGAGGTAATTTCTTATGATCAATTTAAAGCAAAATACCAATAA
- a CDS encoding ABC transporter ATP-binding protein, translated as MIDHNKTIEVVRIFHWQIYPPSSLSVYQFLIILVLTSGLLNLILWFTSQRLCEYTISHIRHLIRLKLFDKIIHLSKDDITELSQATIINYFGNDIGKINAGFYVLCRSLFNGLFLIIWGLFFSLNLDLNLSIAIFVNIPIVIIGSVVAIKFLFPLFRKENYILDKLANNAKEDINGIELIKGYNLEQTRFEHYQKENNNLLNLNYKVSFRDSLAWPIIHACIAIGNILVFIIFGIMAKNYTNSNIQSQVGNIYQFLAYLSLISSGIFQVCFESNKLFRASASSKRIYEVLNLESKIKDVISEIKPTNWSITFENVSYIYPNNPDLDALKNISFELKANSSLGIIGSTGSGKSTIVNLLTREILPHQGIVKIGGYDLNLIDTSYLKSNISAVMQKNMLLSGSIKENITLTKENASESEIYQAINISQSHFINEYEKSYEQIIGQHGINLSGGQKQRLSIAQGIIKKPKILVLDDTTSALDNQTDKNVQKEILNNFKDITLIIISQRIRTIENLDKIIVLDKGMIVGIGTHQQLLKDNKYYQEIFESQKEK; from the coding sequence ATGATTGATCATAACAAGACAATTGAAGTTGTTAGAATTTTTCATTGACAAATTTATCCACCTTCGTCTTTAAGTGTGTATCAATTTTTAATTATTTTAGTTCTTACTTCTGGACTTCTTAATTTGATTTTATGATTTACTTCACAAAGATTATGTGAATATACAATTAGTCACATTCGTCATTTAATTAGATTAAAACTATTTGACAAAATTATTCACTTAAGCAAAGATGATATTACTGAGCTTTCACAAGCTACAATCATTAATTATTTTGGAAATGATATTGGTAAAATCAATGCCGGTTTTTATGTTTTATGTCGTTCTTTATTTAATGGTTTATTCTTGATTATTTGAGGTTTATTTTTCTCATTAAATCTAGATTTAAACTTATCAATTGCCATTTTTGTAAATATTCCAATCGTAATTATTGGTTCGGTTGTAGCGATTAAATTTCTTTTTCCTTTATTTAGAAAGGAAAATTATATTTTAGATAAATTAGCAAATAATGCCAAAGAAGATATCAACGGAATTGAACTTATTAAAGGTTATAACTTAGAACAAACTCGCTTTGAGCACTATCAAAAAGAAAATAATAACTTACTTAATTTAAATTACAAAGTATCTTTTAGAGATTCACTTGCGTGACCCATTATTCACGCTTGCATTGCAATTGGAAATATTCTAGTATTTATAATTTTTGGAATTATGGCTAAAAATTATACAAATAGCAACATCCAAAGTCAAGTTGGAAATATCTATCAATTTTTAGCTTACCTTTCACTCATTTCTTCAGGGATTTTTCAAGTGTGTTTTGAATCGAATAAACTTTTTAGAGCTAGTGCTAGCTCTAAAAGAATTTATGAGGTTCTTAATTTAGAAAGCAAAATCAAAGATGTTATTAGTGAAATTAAACCAACTAATTGATCAATTACTTTTGAAAATGTTTCTTATATTTACCCAAATAACCCAGATTTAGATGCTCTTAAAAATATCTCTTTTGAACTTAAAGCTAATTCTTCACTTGGAATAATTGGTTCAACTGGTAGCGGAAAAAGTACCATTGTTAATTTACTTACTAGAGAAATTTTACCCCACCAAGGAATAGTTAAAATTGGAGGTTATGATTTAAACTTAATTGATACAAGTTATTTAAAAAGCAATATTTCTGCAGTTATGCAAAAGAATATGCTTTTAAGTGGTTCAATTAAGGAAAACATCACTTTAACTAAGGAAAATGCTTCTGAAAGTGAAATTTATCAAGCTATTAATATTTCACAATCTCACTTTATTAATGAATATGAAAAAAGCTATGAACAAATAATTGGTCAGCATGGAATTAACTTAAGTGGTGGTCAAAAACAAAGACTTAGCATCGCACAAGGAATTATTAAAAAACCTAAAATTCTAGTTTTAGATGATACTACTAGTGCATTAGATAACCAAACTGATAAAAACGTGCAAAAAGAAATTTTAAATAACTTTAAAGATATTACCCTGATTATCATTTCGCAAAGAATTAGAACAATTGAAAACTTAGACAAAATCATTGTTTTAGATAAAGGAATGATAGTAGGAATTGGAACACACCAGCAACTATTAAAAGATAATAAATACTATCAAGAAATATTCGAAAGTCAAAAGGAAAAATAA
- a CDS encoding RNA-binding domain-containing protein gives MKKTINFKDKILKTACAFANNLMNNEINLLFIGIEEVDDENTGEKAIPKRPITGIDESQIESTENELKKILSNIRPTINYEIISDKIDDKPYLIVAIEGNSSGSYRTTDVAEKKKGIKLKAGKYVRKERDTKLATPLEENELNRKFSNYHFSSSLNSTATINDLNYEYMKEYLVQTRAKEDVINLSKLEMANCLGLVSNSDYGGYRAKNFAVLMFANKPKEFIDGASVNIIREVEGTDKMTSKEFDGPIWIQVQQAIEYFKSNILESYTIRKDNKIEHEIIYNFPLPAFEEIITNAVLHKDYDKREYVGVYVRKDEISFVNHNRPLPPVTIDDLKTKKSFDTRKYLNTEIKDMFFALKLIESYGSGIKRAKESLEKNGSPELEFYPQNENDDYTQVIIKIHPEFLKDSKEKEFERLFSDNNGLFKSLTDNEKDIIKIIIDNSYVTAKEISEKLSITTDSVYFNFKKLKNKNILTYEGPKKLRKWIIRFDFKKQ, from the coding sequence ATAAAAAAAACTATAAATTTTAAAGACAAAATTCTTAAAACAGCTTGTGCTTTTGCTAATAATTTAATGAACAATGAAATCAACTTATTGTTTATTGGAATAGAAGAGGTTGATGATGAAAACACAGGTGAAAAAGCAATTCCAAAAAGACCTATCACTGGAATAGATGAAAGTCAAATAGAATCAACTGAAAATGAATTAAAAAAGATTCTTTCGAATATTCGCCCTACAATAAATTATGAAATTATTAGCGACAAAATTGACGATAAGCCCTATCTCATTGTTGCTATAGAGGGTAATTCTTCTGGGTCTTACCGCACAACTGATGTTGCTGAAAAGAAAAAAGGAATAAAACTCAAAGCTGGTAAATACGTAAGAAAAGAAAGAGATACAAAATTAGCAACACCATTAGAAGAAAATGAGTTAAATAGAAAATTTTCAAATTATCATTTTAGTTCTAGCTTAAATTCGACAGCTACGATAAATGATTTAAATTATGAATATATGAAAGAATATCTAGTTCAAACACGTGCAAAAGAAGACGTTATTAATTTATCTAAGTTGGAAATGGCTAATTGTTTAGGATTAGTAAGTAATAGTGATTATGGTGGATATAGGGCTAAAAATTTTGCCGTTTTAATGTTTGCGAATAAACCAAAAGAATTTATTGATGGTGCATCTGTCAATATAATAAGAGAAGTTGAAGGTACTGATAAAATGACATCCAAAGAATTTGACGGACCTATTTGGATACAAGTTCAACAAGCTATTGAATATTTCAAATCTAATATTTTAGAGTCTTATACTATAAGGAAAGATAATAAAATTGAACATGAAATTATTTATAACTTCCCATTACCTGCTTTTGAAGAAATTATAACTAATGCCGTTTTACACAAAGATTACGACAAAAGAGAGTATGTTGGTGTTTATGTTCGTAAAGATGAAATCTCTTTCGTAAATCACAATAGACCGCTTCCACCAGTTACAATTGATGATCTAAAGACAAAAAAGAGTTTTGATACAAGAAAATATCTTAACACAGAAATAAAAGATATGTTTTTCGCACTTAAGTTGATAGAATCTTATGGCTCTGGAATAAAACGTGCAAAAGAATCTTTAGAAAAAAATGGATCACCTGAATTAGAATTTTATCCACAAAACGAAAATGATGACTATACACAGGTTATTATAAAAATACATCCAGAATTTTTAAAAGATAGTAAAGAAAAAGAATTTGAAAGATTATTTTCTGATAATAATGGACTTTTTAAATCACTAACTGACAATGAAAAAGATATCATCAAAATTATAATAGATAATTCTTATGTAACAGCTAAAGAGATTTCTGAAAAATTATCTATTACTACAGATAGTGTTTATTTTAATTTTAAAAAATTGAAAAATAAAAATATTTTAACTTACGAAGGGCCTAAAAAATTAAGAAAATGAATAATCAGATTCGATTTTAAAAAGCAATAA
- a CDS encoding YobI family P-loop NTPase, translating to MDNKKDKNTFFALSPKILDKEEMKTSFSKCKNALDHALNNDDITNIGIIGHYGAGKSSFINTYIKENNIKNVITISLPHFSSNDKTNNADKEINELNNENRLEKQIINQILSQVEPKRIFLSKYSFKINKPRIQIFFYTILTISFIFSLILWFYKDYWNNLFHWQDTNNLIILCAISFLIPISFFIFIFFKKKILKISKLSFKGAEAKINDLEKNDETIFDKDIREIVYLIANSKSDIVIIEDLDRNNNVDIFVKLRELNFLINKYKENVFGRKRNFNLFSPQNKNVVKFIYLAKGSMFSSEENVKFFDFIIPIIPVADFMSSSDKLRTLIDDGVKEKTIFYLSEYISDMRILNNILNEFYIYKDILAINTNDTKINNNSSNNIETDKLITIIILKNLMPQSFELFFKREGIIYEIWKDLSHNNEKVIEKISSINEDEKIKDFLRMIVENKYFDESFEYYVSTFYKQTQNRNNELFIKHVKENPDKLFKTDIKFEKVEEVIWRLRNKHFKTISILNIDILESLGDDEQDKIELILDNFKKEYKDILERLYEEFRNNNKKVQKIIIWFLNKTLNDEKNKGFKDWIINLKNSESLTTNEHSMFKFVFTICFINFEIEDFINIFKEFPDFIKNKKLHINCNFFEKEFKKEIKNKINEIRDYSIKFFNLSYLDLDNEQIEKLISKKLLSYNINDFMDILKNNIKEKETEITMKNLFKVLFENKEKNSFLKKFWKFFDDNSFSLFINYTKSNNYSYHSNGEDVLKRVLDSDLNWKYKLKYVEKCNKNEKVLKSLSDFTNWKSETQILDILFSNNCILFNKENFNLYVSNQNELSNAFIQYLTNNINEKNYTEYLDKNNTKLLHNIINNNETKGKLLEFVLQLIDYKLVISKASFSLEKLKTIIKKGKLSINIKNFQLLIENKFIKEFIELYQQVDTNNDRDNILNQLNLIENDQLLNGLSKLEGLSEEEEKTKKEIQNKLKEIDNNFMNIEL from the coding sequence ATGGATAATAAAAAAGACAAAAATACTTTTTTCGCTCTTTCTCCCAAAATTTTAGATAAAGAAGAAATGAAAACCTCTTTTTCTAAATGTAAAAACGCTTTAGACCATGCTTTAAATAATGATGATATTACGAATATCGGGATCATTGGACATTATGGAGCGGGAAAATCTAGTTTCATAAACACTTATATAAAAGAAAATAATATTAAAAATGTTATAACTATTTCTTTACCTCATTTTTCTTCAAACGATAAGACAAACAATGCAGATAAAGAAATAAATGAATTGAATAATGAAAATAGATTGGAAAAACAAATTATTAATCAAATTTTATCTCAGGTAGAACCAAAGAGAATTTTCCTGAGTAAATATTCTTTTAAAATAAATAAACCACGAATTCAAATATTTTTTTACACTATATTAACCATATCGTTTATATTTTCACTTATTTTATGATTTTATAAAGATTATTGAAATAATTTGTTTCATTGACAAGATACAAATAATTTGATAATTTTGTGCGCTATTTCTTTTTTAATACCTATTTCCTTTTTCATTTTCATATTTTTTAAAAAGAAAATCTTAAAGATTTCAAAATTAAGTTTTAAAGGTGCGGAAGCAAAAATAAACGATTTAGAAAAAAACGACGAAACAATATTCGACAAAGATATAAGAGAAATTGTTTATTTGATAGCAAATTCCAAATCCGACATTGTAATAATAGAGGATTTGGATCGTAATAACAATGTTGATATATTCGTCAAATTAAGAGAATTAAATTTTTTAATTAATAAATATAAAGAGAATGTTTTTGGAAGAAAAAGAAATTTTAATTTATTTAGCCCCCAAAATAAAAACGTTGTCAAATTTATTTATTTAGCAAAAGGATCTATGTTTTCTTCTGAAGAAAATGTGAAGTTTTTTGATTTTATAATACCAATAATTCCTGTTGCTGATTTTATGAGTTCTAGTGATAAACTAAGAACGCTAATTGATGATGGGGTAAAAGAAAAAACTATTTTTTATTTATCTGAATATATTAGCGACATGAGAATTTTAAATAACATATTAAATGAATTCTATATTTATAAAGATATATTGGCTATAAATACAAACGACACAAAAATTAACAATAATTCTAGCAATAATATTGAAACAGATAAATTGATCACTATAATAATTTTAAAGAACTTGATGCCCCAAAGTTTTGAATTATTTTTTAAAAGAGAAGGCATAATTTATGAAATTTGAAAAGATCTCTCTCACAATAATGAAAAAGTGATAGAAAAAATATCTTCTATAAACGAAGATGAAAAAATTAAAGATTTTCTAAGAATGATCGTAGAAAATAAATATTTTGATGAATCTTTCGAATATTATGTAAGTACTTTTTACAAACAAACTCAAAACAGAAATAACGAACTTTTTATTAAACATGTAAAAGAAAATCCTGATAAATTATTCAAAACAGACATTAAATTTGAAAAGGTGGAAGAAGTTATATGGAGACTGAGAAATAAACACTTTAAAACTATATCAATATTGAATATCGATATATTAGAATCATTAGGGGATGATGAACAGGATAAAATAGAATTGATATTAGATAATTTTAAGAAAGAATATAAAGACATTTTAGAACGCTTATACGAGGAATTTCGAAATAACAACAAAAAGGTGCAAAAAATCATTATTTGATTTTTAAACAAAACGTTAAATGATGAAAAAAATAAAGGATTTAAAGATTGAATAATAAATCTAAAAAACTCAGAATCACTTACAACCAATGAACATTCAATGTTTAAATTTGTATTCACAATATGTTTTATAAATTTTGAAATTGAAGATTTTATAAACATATTTAAAGAATTTCCTGATTTCATAAAGAATAAGAAACTTCATATAAATTGCAATTTTTTTGAAAAAGAATTTAAAAAAGAAATTAAAAACAAAATTAATGAAATTAGAGATTATTCTATTAAATTTTTTAATTTATCTTATTTGGATTTAGATAATGAACAAATAGAAAAATTGATATCAAAAAAACTTTTATCTTACAACATAAATGATTTTATGGATATATTGAAAAATAATATCAAAGAAAAAGAAACAGAAATAACAATGAAAAATCTATTTAAAGTACTTTTTGAAAACAAAGAAAAAAATTCATTTTTAAAAAAATTTTGGAAATTTTTTGATGATAATTCTTTTTCACTTTTCATTAATTATACAAAGTCTAATAATTACTCTTATCACTCTAATGGAGAAGATGTCTTAAAGCGTGTACTAGATTCTGATTTAAATTGAAAATATAAACTTAAATATGTTGAAAAATGCAATAAAAATGAAAAAGTTTTAAAAAGTCTCTCTGACTTTACAAACTGAAAATCAGAAACACAAATATTGGACATTTTGTTTTCTAATAATTGTATTTTATTTAACAAAGAAAATTTTAATTTATATGTTTCAAATCAAAATGAATTAAGCAATGCCTTTATTCAATACCTTACCAATAATATAAATGAAAAAAATTACACCGAATACTTAGATAAAAATAACACAAAACTTTTACATAACATTATTAATAACAATGAAACTAAGGGAAAATTACTTGAATTTGTATTACAACTTATCGACTATAAATTAGTTATTTCTAAAGCTAGTTTTTCATTGGAAAAGCTGAAAACTATTATCAAAAAAGGTAAATTATCAATTAATATAAAAAATTTTCAGCTTTTAATAGAAAACAAATTTATAAAAGAGTTTATAGAGTTGTATCAACAGGTTGATACAAATAATGATAGAGATAACATATTGAATCAACTAAATTTAATTGAGAATGATCAATTGTTAAATGGGTTATCGAAACTTGAAGGTCTAAGTGAAGAAGAGGAAAAAACAAAAAAAGAAATACAAAATAAGCTTAAAGAAATAGATAATAATTTTATGAATATAGAACTTTAA
- a CDS encoding IS1634 family transposase, with protein MASVQIIKKNKTQYVRIVESYWDKETKKPKIREVKFLGKLEDLTKDNPNFIEELKESVSSKKNQKQKDRNEQILQIMNSLKLDKFKGTEIKGYGNLVYEEIINYLELPNFLNDLQKKNSRSKYDLASITKMLILTRILEPSSKRSSVEKIKKYWYKFDDSLKDIYRSLEFLQDKKADILKHLNEQFVDKINRNLTFCFYDVTTVYFESFIPDELRKFGFSKDNKVNQTQVVLGLLIDDMGIPIYYDLFPGNTSDFLTLKPVLENIKRDLGIDKITIVADRGLNSKSNLLAIKQAGYDYIMAYKIKGKENKIEGIYDLDTYKMMYEEFSVKKQDHKELFKSNNTFYEIDNKLILTFSGKRQRKDKKDRERLIKKAEKLLNLSAIKSEMKRGGKKYLKLSANEVELDHQAILKDEAADGFYGILTSHEDMDEMEIIEQYSKLWKIEESFRVMKTNFEVRPIYLSTEKTIKGHFLICFLALTIQRYLEFVLEYCGYPLPTNKIIESIKNQKLSIIPEINTYIKSEESEEFKTILKVLGLKPIETIGKCEDVKFTI; from the coding sequence ATGGCATCAGTACAAATCATCAAAAAGAATAAAACACAATATGTAAGAATCGTAGAATCATATTGAGATAAAGAAACTAAAAAACCAAAAATTAGAGAAGTAAAATTTTTAGGTAAATTAGAAGATCTTACAAAAGATAATCCAAACTTCATTGAAGAATTAAAAGAATCTGTTAGTTCAAAGAAAAATCAAAAACAAAAAGATAGAAACGAACAAATTTTACAAATCATGAATTCTTTAAAATTGGACAAATTTAAAGGAACAGAAATTAAAGGATATGGAAATTTAGTTTACGAAGAAATCATAAATTATCTAGAATTACCAAATTTCTTAAATGACTTACAAAAGAAAAATAGTAGGTCAAAATATGACCTAGCATCAATTACAAAAATGCTAATTTTAACAAGAATTTTAGAACCATCTTCTAAAAGAAGTTCAGTTGAAAAAATTAAAAAATATTGATACAAATTTGATGATAGTTTGAAAGACATTTATAGATCACTTGAGTTTTTACAGGATAAAAAAGCGGATATTTTAAAACATTTAAATGAACAATTTGTAGACAAAATTAACAGAAATTTAACATTCTGTTTCTATGACGTTACAACTGTTTATTTTGAAAGTTTTATACCTGATGAACTTAGAAAATTTGGTTTTTCAAAAGACAATAAAGTTAACCAAACTCAAGTTGTTTTAGGTCTTTTAATCGACGATATGGGAATACCGATTTATTATGATTTATTCCCTGGAAACACATCTGATTTCTTGACTTTAAAACCTGTTTTAGAGAATATAAAAAGAGACTTAGGTATAGATAAAATTACTATTGTTGCAGATAGAGGTTTAAACTCAAAAAGTAACTTATTAGCCATAAAACAAGCAGGATACGATTACATAATGGCTTACAAAATCAAAGGTAAAGAAAATAAAATTGAAGGAATTTATGATCTTGATACATATAAAATGATGTATGAAGAATTCAGTGTGAAAAAACAAGATCACAAAGAGCTTTTTAAATCTAATAATACCTTTTATGAAATTGACAATAAACTGATTTTAACTTTCTCTGGAAAGAGACAAAGAAAAGATAAAAAAGATCGTGAAAGACTTATTAAAAAAGCTGAAAAATTACTCAATTTATCAGCTATAAAATCAGAAATGAAAAGAGGTGGTAAGAAGTATTTAAAACTTTCAGCTAACGAAGTTGAGTTAGATCATCAAGCGATTTTGAAAGATGAAGCCGCAGATGGATTTTATGGAATTTTAACATCTCATGAAGATATGGATGAAATGGAAATTATTGAACAATATTCAAAACTTTGAAAAATAGAAGAAAGTTTTAGAGTGATGAAAACAAACTTTGAAGTAAGACCAATTTATCTTTCAACTGAAAAGACAATCAAAGGACATTTTTTAATTTGCTTCCTTGCACTCACGATTCAAAGATATTTAGAATTTGTTCTTGAATATTGTGGTTATCCGCTTCCTACGAATAAAATAATTGAATCAATTAAAAATCAAAAATTATCAATTATCCCAGAAATAAATACTTATATTAAATCAGAAGAATCTGAAGAGTTCAAAACTATATTAAAAGTTCTTGGACTTAAACCAATTGAAACTATTGGTAAATGTGAAGACGTAAAATTTACTATATAG
- a CDS encoding ABC transporter ATP-binding protein — protein sequence MRIRISNRNEKISFKDLKEIFSILPFSKKQWFLLLLFVFLTAGIGSLISWYIGFLVSHFFSSDNFEQIWKDQYSFYFLLVIILFFFYIFERLISIFNSLMLSKAFNLYAKNLRETLYLKIQRLPMNFFENEKTGDLMAAISNDTENLANSLSSIVSNILRVIFTFVLNATLMFLYAPILGLISIILVPLTGLIFIYIISKTKKYFRKAQDAYGEYNGYIEEILDSLPNIRIHQKQQLVYKRFEQISLNERNAGRKSVLFWHILYPSYNFINIVNQLLIVSLSTYFFLNKMPSYGIKELDFGVITSFSMYISSLTSQIMTVLSFSNTLQNGLSSWDRIKRILEYQIPFENEKLDSLKFIKGDIEFKNVNFHYPNLKDNVVLSNISFKIPAQTSLALVGHTGSGKSTISKLLAKFYEPSSGEILIDNQNSIKINQKSWRDKIAIISQDTFLFEDTIFNNLKMVNPDIKEKELFEICKLTKIDEFINKLPSGYETILINNGRNLSEGQRQLLSITRALISQKPIIIMDEATSNIDTITEKKIQEALKYLSNKKTLLIIAHRLSTIINADKIVVLEKGKIIEQGKHFELLDNKGKYFNLYNSILNEAKKDF from the coding sequence ATGAGAATAAGGATATCAAACCGGAATGAGAAAATTTCATTTAAAGATCTTAAAGAAATTTTCTCGATTTTACCTTTTAGTAAAAAGCAATGATTTTTACTTCTTCTTTTTGTCTTTTTAACAGCTGGAATTGGTAGTTTAATTTCTTGATATATTGGTTTTTTAGTAAGTCACTTTTTTAGTAGTGACAATTTTGAACAGATTTGAAAAGATCAATATTCTTTCTATTTCCTTTTAGTTATTATCTTGTTTTTCTTTTACATTTTTGAAAGACTCATTTCCATTTTTAACTCACTAATGCTTTCAAAAGCCTTTAATTTATATGCTAAAAACTTAAGAGAAACTTTATATTTAAAAATTCAAAGGCTGCCGATGAACTTTTTTGAAAATGAAAAAACTGGTGATTTAATGGCTGCAATTAGCAATGATACTGAAAATTTAGCTAACTCACTTTCAAGTATTGTTTCAAACATTTTAAGGGTCATTTTTACGTTTGTTTTAAATGCAACTTTAATGTTTTTATATGCACCAATTCTAGGGCTAATTTCAATTATTTTAGTTCCATTAACTGGGCTTATTTTCATTTATATAATTTCGAAAACCAAAAAATACTTTAGAAAAGCACAAGATGCTTATGGAGAATATAACGGTTATATTGAAGAAATTTTAGATTCACTTCCAAATATTAGAATTCATCAAAAGCAACAATTAGTGTATAAAAGATTTGAACAAATTAGTTTAAACGAACGAAACGCAGGAAGAAAATCAGTTCTTTTTTGACATATTTTATACCCAAGTTACAATTTTATTAACATTGTAAATCAGCTGCTTATTGTTTCACTAAGTACTTATTTTTTCTTAAATAAAATGCCTAGCTATGGAATTAAAGAGCTAGATTTTGGGGTAATTACTTCTTTTTCAATGTATATTTCATCATTAACGAGTCAAATTATGACGGTACTTAGTTTTTCAAATACATTGCAAAATGGCCTTTCATCTTGAGATCGAATCAAGCGGATTTTAGAATATCAAATTCCTTTTGAAAACGAAAAACTTGATTCACTTAAATTTATTAAAGGTGATATAGAATTTAAAAATGTCAATTTTCATTACCCAAACCTCAAAGACAATGTGGTTTTAAGTAATATTAGTTTCAAAATACCTGCACAAACTAGCTTAGCGCTAGTTGGGCATACTGGAAGTGGAAAAAGTACTATTTCCAAGCTTTTAGCTAAATTTTATGAGCCAAGTAGTGGAGAAATTTTAATTGATAATCAAAACTCAATTAAAATTAACCAAAAATCTTGAAGAGATAAAATTGCCATTATTTCCCAAGATACATTCCTTTTTGAAGATACCATTTTTAATAATTTAAAAATGGTCAACCCAGATATTAAAGAAAAAGAACTCTTTGAAATTTGTAAGCTTACCAAAATTGATGAATTTATCAATAAGCTTCCTAGTGGCTATGAAACTATTTTAATTAATAATGGACGAAACCTTTCTGAAGGGCAAAGACAACTTCTTTCAATTACTAGAGCTTTAATTTCGCAAAAGCCAATTATTATTATGGATGAAGCCACTTCAAATATTGATACTATAACAGAGAAAAAGATTCAAGAAGCTTTAAAATACTTAAGCAATAAAAAGACCTTATTAATTATTGCGCATCGCCTTAGCACCATTATTAATGCTGATAAGATTGTGGTGTTAGAAAAAGGTAAAATTATTGAGCAAGGAAAGCATTTTGAACTTTTAGATAATAAAGGAAAGTATTTTAATTTATATAACTCGATTCTAAATGAAGCTAAAAAAGATTTTTAA